A region of Saccharococcus thermophilus DNA encodes the following proteins:
- a CDS encoding biosynthetic peptidoglycan transglycosylase codes for MEQQSRWQARKNKRKRHWLLNGAVFAVFIVGVYLAMQWYIATRDISALQNPLPAPTVIYDQNGRVASKISSSKMEWVPIERIPNHFLEAVVATEDRRFYQHHGIDYYGILRALVRNMKAGEWAEGGSTITQQLAKNVFLTNEL; via the coding sequence TTGGAACAACAAAGCCGATGGCAAGCAAGAAAAAACAAACGGAAAAGGCATTGGCTGCTGAATGGAGCTGTGTTCGCGGTTTTTATTGTCGGCGTCTATTTAGCGATGCAATGGTATATCGCGACAAGAGATATAAGCGCGCTGCAAAATCCGCTGCCAGCCCCGACTGTCATTTATGACCAAAACGGACGTGTCGCTAGCAAAATTTCCTCATCGAAGATGGAATGGGTACCGATCGAACGGATTCCTAATCATTTTCTCGAAGCGGTAGTAGCGACAGAAGACCGCCGTTTTTATCAGCATCATGGGATTGATTATTATGGCATTTTGCGGGCGCTCGTCCGCAATATGAAAGCTGGGGAATGGGCGGAAGGCGGAAGCACCATTACACAGCAGTTAGCGAAAAACGTATTTTTAACGAATGAACTGTAG
- a CDS encoding NETI motif-containing protein, translated as MMKKRFVVEEHETIDECLERIKAEGYRPIRRIEQPIFREVKKNGETVIEPCGRTITFEAVRNE; from the coding sequence ATGATGAAAAAAAGATTTGTCGTCGAAGAACATGAAACGATTGACGAGTGTCTGGAGCGTATAAAAGCAGAAGGATATCGCCCCATTCGACGTATCGAACAGCCGATTTTTCGTGAAGTGAAGAAAAATGGGGAAACGGTCATTGAACCGTGCGGAAGAACGATAACGTTCGAAGCAGTCCGGAACGAATAA
- a CDS encoding DHA2 family efflux MFS transporter permease subunit encodes MAMFLTGYIIFSVLVLAVANIALIRRKNAPVPPDAKRAEASTSAVANSDEKTVQTTAPSGQTALANIGDSRVKVVVTIILGAFVAILNQTLINVALPHMMNDFNVETSTIQWLVTGYMLVNGVLIPISPFLIAKFPTKKLFLSGMSFFAIGAFICSVAPSFSVILTGRLIQAVGAGIIMQLMMVIMLTIFPPEKRGVAMGTVGIAMMFAPAVGPTLSGWIVEHYTWRLLFYVVLPIAIIDIVLAFLWLKNTPKTGNPLLDWRGAIYSTIGFGGVLYGFSEAGSNGWGQTSVIVSIIIGVIFLILFTWRSLTMENPILNFRVFKYNVFTLSTIIGCVINMALFAAMVLLPVYLQNLRGFTPFDAGLLLLPGAIVMAIMSPISGWIFDRIGARMLAIVGLVITVVTTWEFSKLTMDTPYSHILAIYIFRMFGMSMLSMPIMTEGLNALPRHLYSHGTAMANTLRQVAASLGTAFLVTIMSNRTKFHAENYRNEMTENNPFFMDIVAQLKHAIPSDEAIAQLLYGIVQQHSAVEGINDAFFVATGLAVLALILAFFLKGKKKDVPSA; translated from the coding sequence ATGGCAATGTTTTTAACTGGCTACATTATTTTTTCCGTTCTCGTTCTTGCGGTGGCGAATATTGCGCTAATAAGACGAAAAAACGCTCCCGTCCCGCCTGATGCAAAACGAGCGGAAGCATCGACCAGCGCGGTGGCAAATAGCGACGAAAAGACGGTTCAAACAACAGCGCCATCCGGCCAAACGGCTTTGGCCAACATTGGCGACAGCCGCGTAAAAGTGGTCGTGACGATCATACTTGGAGCGTTTGTGGCGATTTTGAACCAAACGCTCATTAACGTCGCGCTGCCGCATATGATGAATGATTTCAATGTAGAAACGTCAACGATTCAATGGCTTGTGACAGGATACATGCTCGTTAACGGTGTGCTGATTCCGATCAGCCCGTTTTTAATTGCTAAATTTCCAACAAAAAAACTGTTTTTATCAGGGATGTCGTTTTTTGCGATCGGAGCGTTTATTTGTTCGGTTGCCCCATCATTTTCCGTTATCTTGACCGGCCGTCTGATCCAAGCGGTAGGGGCGGGAATTATTATGCAATTAATGATGGTCATTATGCTAACTATTTTTCCGCCCGAAAAACGCGGAGTGGCGATGGGAACTGTTGGGATTGCCATGATGTTCGCGCCGGCCGTCGGTCCGACATTATCGGGATGGATCGTGGAACATTACACGTGGCGCCTTTTGTTCTATGTTGTATTACCGATTGCGATTATTGATATTGTGCTCGCGTTTCTTTGGTTAAAGAATACACCGAAAACAGGAAATCCGCTTTTAGACTGGCGCGGCGCGATTTATTCGACAATCGGCTTTGGCGGTGTGCTTTATGGATTCAGCGAAGCCGGAAGCAACGGCTGGGGACAGACGAGTGTAATAGTGTCCATTATCATTGGTGTCATATTCTTGATTTTATTTACATGGCGTTCGTTAACGATGGAAAATCCAATTTTGAATTTCCGTGTGTTTAAATATAACGTGTTTACTTTGTCCACCATCATCGGCTGCGTCATTAACATGGCTCTGTTTGCCGCGATGGTCCTGCTTCCGGTCTATTTGCAAAACTTGCGCGGCTTTACGCCGTTTGACGCGGGTTTGTTGCTTTTGCCTGGCGCGATCGTAATGGCGATTATGTCGCCGATTTCCGGCTGGATTTTTGACCGCATCGGCGCGCGCATGCTGGCGATTGTTGGATTAGTTATTACGGTCGTGACAACGTGGGAGTTCAGCAAGCTGACGATGGATACGCCATACAGCCATATTTTGGCCATTTATATTTTCCGCATGTTCGGCATGTCGATGTTGTCGATGCCGATTATGACGGAAGGATTAAACGCGTTGCCACGCCATTTATACAGCCATGGAACGGCAATGGCCAACACGCTGCGGCAAGTCGCTGCTTCGCTTGGTACGGCATTTCTCGTTACCATCATGTCTAACCGTACGAAGTTTCATGCGGAAAATTATCGCAATGAGATGACGGAAAATAATCCGTTCTTCATGGATATTGTCGCGCAGTTGAAACATGCGATTCCTAGTGATGAAGCGATCGCGCAGCTTTTATATGGCATCGTACAACAGCATTCCGCTGTTGAGGGAATTAACGACGCATTTTTTGTCGCTACCGGACTCGCTGTGCTGGCGCTGATTTTGGCGTTCTTCTTAAAAGGGAAAAAGAAAGATGTTCCATCAGCTTGA
- a CDS encoding IS701 family transposase — protein sequence MNRLAHHQGIHKFFTMLGLALYFSKPVMKHLVHIVDALTTKGFAGTLTDLHHWSFHPNHRTTLSHFFTKSPWDEETLLRKLQQWMLRRVERIAKQESQPLFVSIDDTICQKTKPSSQATHAIQGCDWHYSHTEKKSIWGHSLVWLMVHTMTQAFPFAFRLYDKAAGKSKGELAIEMLSSLDVHRPVYVLMDSWYPSQTLVEACLKKGFHVIAMLKANRLLYPKGIAVQVREFARYIEPKDTHLVTVGEERYRVYRYEGSLKGLDDAVVLLAWKADQPMTSEHLHCVLSTDRDLSDEEILRYYAQRWSIECFFRQAKDQLKLDGYRVRGRRAVKRYWILVQLAYVYSMFESNSDFSDGLDLLRKRKGHSLVEFIYRAAKQNIPIDTVKKQLHVA from the coding sequence ATGAATAGATTAGCACATCATCAAGGAATCCACAAGTTTTTCACGATGTTGGGGTTGGCCCTTTATTTTTCAAAACCTGTCATGAAGCATCTCGTTCATATCGTGGATGCGCTGACCACCAAAGGATTTGCGGGAACATTGACCGATCTTCATCATTGGAGCTTTCATCCGAACCACCGCACGACACTCAGCCATTTTTTCACGAAAAGCCCTTGGGATGAAGAGACGCTGCTTCGCAAACTTCAACAGTGGATGCTTCGTCGTGTCGAACGCATCGCCAAACAGGAGAGTCAACCCCTTTTTGTTTCGATCGATGATACGATTTGCCAAAAAACCAAGCCTTCGTCACAGGCAACGCACGCCATTCAAGGGTGTGATTGGCACTATTCTCACACAGAGAAAAAGTCGATCTGGGGACATTCTCTCGTTTGGCTCATGGTTCATACGATGACCCAGGCTTTTCCCTTTGCGTTCCGCCTCTACGACAAGGCGGCTGGGAAAAGCAAGGGGGAACTCGCGATCGAGATGCTTTCTTCTTTGGATGTACACCGTCCTGTTTATGTGCTGATGGACTCTTGGTATCCATCGCAAACGCTCGTGGAAGCTTGTCTGAAAAAGGGATTCCACGTAATCGCAATGCTCAAGGCCAATCGGCTTCTTTATCCAAAAGGCATTGCGGTTCAGGTGAGGGAGTTTGCCCGCTACATCGAACCGAAAGACACTCACCTCGTCACGGTGGGAGAAGAGCGTTATCGGGTTTATCGCTACGAAGGCTCTCTCAAAGGTCTCGATGATGCCGTGGTGCTGCTCGCTTGGAAAGCCGATCAGCCGATGACATCGGAACATCTTCACTGCGTCTTGAGCACCGACCGGGATCTAAGCGATGAAGAGATCTTGCGCTACTATGCCCAGCGTTGGTCGATCGAATGTTTTTTCCGTCAAGCGAAAGACCAGCTGAAACTCGATGGATACCGCGTTCGCGGACGTCGGGCGGTGAAACGCTACTGGATCTTGGTGCAGCTTGCTTACGTGTACAGCATGTTCGAGTCGAACAGCGATTTTTCTGATGGGCTCGATCTTCTGCGCAAGAGAAAAGGACATAGCCTCGTGGAGTTCATTTACCGTGCAGCGAAACAAAATATTCCCATTGATACCGTGAAAAAACAGCTCCACGTGGCATAA
- a CDS encoding HlyD family secretion protein, whose translation MNAKRLITLNIIVLILLVGGGFAAYYYVNEVTNYIKTDNARIDGQAITITAPFSGKLTSWSGNVGKTFNSDAKIGEIFDGKNTIPVTVPHHMTIVQQNAVENSFVAAGMTLARGYDLDDLWVTANIEETDIRDVKVGQDVDIYVDAYPDRKFTGKVEKIGNATANTFSLLPSSNATGNYTKVTQVIPVTISIDDDNGAGLVPGMNVTVRIHK comes from the coding sequence ATGAACGCAAAACGGCTCATCACGCTAAACATTATCGTTCTTATTTTACTTGTAGGCGGCGGTTTTGCTGCTTATTATTATGTCAACGAGGTAACCAACTACATTAAAACGGACAACGCCCGTATCGACGGCCAAGCGATTACGATTACTGCTCCGTTTTCTGGAAAGTTGACTTCCTGGTCGGGAAATGTCGGAAAAACGTTTAACAGCGACGCTAAAATTGGTGAGATCTTCGACGGCAAAAATACAATCCCAGTAACTGTTCCGCATCATATGACGATTGTGCAGCAAAACGCGGTGGAAAATTCGTTTGTCGCTGCTGGCATGACGCTGGCGCGCGGCTATGATTTGGATGATTTGTGGGTAACGGCCAACATTGAAGAAACGGATATTAGAGATGTCAAAGTAGGCCAAGATGTCGATATTTACGTGGATGCATACCCAGATCGCAAATTTACCGGCAAAGTAGAAAAAATAGGGAATGCGACTGCCAATACATTTAGCTTGCTTCCAAGCTCCAACGCTACTGGAAACTATACGAAAGTGACGCAAGTCATTCCAGTGACGATTTCCATTGACGATGATAACGGGGCGGGGCTAGTACCAGGAATGAACGTCACCGTTCGCATTCATAAGTAG
- a CDS encoding transglycosylase domain-containing protein translates to MRRKWEEWFIAKKIEQTYSKKKILEMYVNRVYFGEGAWGIKKAAETYFGKDVSELTVSESALLAGLIKAPSALSPVRHYEEAIARRNIVLQLMKEQGYIDEQTFLRARQEKIIIQKEKEDPYKGKYPYYVDHLIQEAIERYHLTQKEVLSGGLHIYTELNPRMQEALETVYQNDALFPKGTDDQLVQSGAVLLDPKTGGIKALIGGRGEHVFRGFNRATQLKRQPGSAMKPLAVYTPALEQGYHIFDELKDEPMEFDGYRPENYDHTYRGSVTMYEAVIHSLNVPAVWLLDQIGLEKGIDALQRFGIPLEKEDHYLGIALGGMKQGVSPLQMAEAYSAFPNNGVRKEAHIITKIVDQNGNEMAKWEPHDVRVTSKEVAQKITFMLEGVVKEGTGKLARIPGRALAGKTGSTQFPLDGVNGVKDQWMVGYTPQLVGAVWLGYDHTDERHYLQTTSSQTVAVIFKEIMEKALEGTPSQPFAYPALKKEKKQWQQWHRQKKEEEKRKKEEERKKHEHGLKEKREKEKRPHHPHEKHEKKHKEKGKGHKHDHD, encoded by the coding sequence TTGCGGCGCAAATGGGAAGAATGGTTTATCGCGAAAAAAATCGAGCAAACGTATTCGAAAAAAAAGATTTTAGAAATGTACGTCAACCGTGTTTACTTCGGCGAGGGAGCGTGGGGGATTAAAAAAGCGGCAGAAACTTACTTTGGAAAGGATGTTTCCGAATTAACGGTAAGCGAATCCGCGTTGTTAGCAGGATTGATTAAAGCGCCGTCCGCACTGTCTCCCGTCCGTCATTACGAAGAAGCGATCGCTAGGAGAAACATCGTTCTTCAATTAATGAAGGAACAAGGTTATATTGATGAACAAACGTTTTTGCGCGCTAGACAAGAAAAGATTATCATTCAAAAAGAAAAAGAGGATCCGTACAAAGGAAAATATCCGTATTACGTCGACCATCTCATTCAAGAAGCAATCGAACGGTATCATTTAACACAAAAGGAAGTGCTGTCCGGGGGGCTTCATATTTATACAGAGTTAAACCCCCGCATGCAGGAAGCGTTAGAAACGGTATATCAAAATGACGCATTATTTCCAAAAGGAACGGATGATCAACTTGTCCAAAGTGGTGCGGTGCTTCTTGATCCGAAAACAGGCGGGATCAAGGCGTTGATCGGCGGGCGCGGCGAGCATGTATTCCGCGGGTTTAACCGGGCGACGCAACTAAAACGTCAGCCGGGGTCAGCCATGAAGCCGCTTGCTGTGTATACTCCCGCGTTAGAACAGGGATACCATATATTTGACGAATTAAAAGATGAGCCAATGGAGTTTGATGGCTATCGCCCAGAAAACTATGACCATACGTACCGCGGAAGTGTCACGATGTATGAGGCGGTCATTCATTCGCTGAACGTTCCTGCTGTATGGCTTTTAGATCAAATCGGATTGGAAAAAGGCATCGATGCTTTGCAGCGGTTCGGCATCCCTTTAGAAAAAGAAGACCATTATTTAGGAATTGCATTAGGGGGAATGAAGCAGGGAGTATCTCCATTGCAAATGGCAGAGGCATATTCGGCATTTCCGAATAACGGTGTACGAAAAGAAGCCCACATTATTACAAAAATCGTCGACCAAAACGGCAACGAGATGGCGAAATGGGAACCGCATGATGTGCGTGTCACATCAAAAGAAGTGGCGCAAAAAATAACGTTTATGCTCGAAGGGGTCGTAAAAGAAGGAACAGGGAAACTCGCCCGCATTCCTGGAAGGGCGTTAGCGGGAAAAACAGGCTCGACCCAATTTCCGCTAGATGGAGTAAATGGGGTAAAAGATCAATGGATGGTTGGCTATACTCCTCAGCTTGTCGGAGCGGTTTGGCTTGGATATGATCATACCGATGAACGCCATTATTTGCAAACGACAAGCAGCCAAACGGTCGCCGTTATTTTTAAAGAAATCATGGAAAAAGCGCTCGAAGGCACGCCATCGCAGCCATTTGCCTACCCAGCTTTAAAGAAAGAAAAGAAACAATGGCAGCAATGGCATAGACAAAAGAAAGAAGAAGAAAAACGGAAAAAAGAAGAGGAACGAAAAAAACATGAACACGGCCTAAAAGAAAAAAGGGAGAAGGAAAAACGACCACACCATCCGCATGAAAAACATGAAAAGAAACATAAGGAAAAAGGAAAAGGCCATAAACATGATCATGATTAA
- a CDS encoding DUF2639 domain-containing protein, translated as MAYFGSKGWLVQQLKEAGIRRHPVERKKLETYRTATLIGLYQKYVKKNQ; from the coding sequence ATGGCTTATTTCGGTTCCAAAGGTTGGCTCGTCCAACAGTTGAAAGAGGCAGGAATTCGCCGTCATCCTGTGGAAAGAAAAAAATTAGAAACGTATAGAACAGCCACTTTAATTGGACTGTATCAAAAATATGTAAAGAAAAATCAATAG
- a CDS encoding MarR family winged helix-turn-helix transcriptional regulator produces MEGIGKEIMYSVFRMQKALCRLVREDAARVGITEVQLMILYTLWKKENIRLNDLAEKLNLSNSNVSGTVDRLVSAGLVARETSKKDRRAVVLSLTEKGRRTIQEAFNQESILLQRLKKIEQTIEMDEIIQFLSIQQKMKDILLGEE; encoded by the coding sequence ATGGAAGGTATTGGAAAAGAGATTATGTATTCGGTGTTCCGAATGCAAAAAGCGTTGTGCCGGCTTGTCCGCGAAGATGCGGCCCGGGTAGGAATTACAGAAGTGCAGCTAATGATTCTTTACACGTTATGGAAAAAAGAAAATATCCGGCTGAACGATTTGGCGGAAAAATTAAATTTAAGCAACAGCAACGTCAGCGGTACGGTGGACCGCCTTGTCAGCGCTGGATTAGTGGCGCGGGAAACCTCGAAAAAAGACCGCCGCGCCGTCGTATTAAGTCTAACGGAAAAAGGAAGACGGACGATTCAAGAAGCGTTTAACCAGGAATCAATTTTGTTGCAGCGGTTAAAAAAAATTGAGCAAACAATAGAGATGGATGAAATTATCCAATTTCTTTCTATTCAACAAAAAATGAAGGACATATTGCTAGGGGAGGAATAA